In Eptesicus fuscus isolate TK198812 chromosome 23, DD_ASM_mEF_20220401, whole genome shotgun sequence, one genomic interval encodes:
- the FAM118B gene encoding protein FAM118B isoform X4 produces MASTGSQSSDTDNIFGFLSDGAPPTKKPRKLLPSLKSKKPRELVLVIGTGISAAVAPQVPALKSWKGLIQALLDAANDFDLLEDDESKKFQKCLHEDKNLVHVAHDLIQKLSPRTSNVRSTFFKDCLYEVFDDLESKIEDAGKQLLQSVLHLMENGALVLTTNFDNLLELYAADQGKQLESLDLTDEKKVLEWAQEKRKLSVLHIHGVYTNPSGIVLHPAGYQNVLRNTEVMREIQKLYENKSFLFLGCGQTVDDTTFQALFLEAVKHKSDLEHFMLVRKGDIDEFMKLRENMLDKGIKVISYGNEYTDLPEYFKRLTCEISTRGRSAGVMREGHLNGSSAAHSEIRDLST; encoded by the exons ATGGCTTCTACTGGGAGCCAGTCCTCTGATACAGACAACATTTTTGGATTCCTCAGTGATGGCGCACCCCCAACCAAGAAGCCCAG GAAACTGCTTCCAAGCTTAAAAAGTAAGAAGCCGCGGGAACTTGTGCTGGTGATTGGAACGGGCATTAGTGCTGCGGTCGCACCTCAGGTTCCAGCTCTGAAATCCTGGAAGGGGTTAATCCAGGCTCTACTGGATGCTGCCAATGATTTTGATCTTCTAGAAGATGATGAGAgcaaaaaatttcagaaatgtcTCCATGAAGACAAGAATCTTGTTCATGTTGCCCATGACCTTATTCAGAAACTCTCCCCT CGTACTAGTAATGTTCGATCCACGTTTTTTAAGGACTGTTTATATGAAGTATTCGATGACTTGGAGTCAAAGATTGAAGACGCTGGAAAACAGCTACTTCAGTCAGTTCTCCACCTGATGGAGAACGGGGCCCTGGTATTGACTACAAATTTCGACAACCTCCTGGAACTGTACGCAGCAGACCAGGGCAAGCAGCTTGAATCCCTTGACCTCACTgatgaaaaaaag GTCCTAGAGTGGGCTCAGGAGAAGCGGAAGCTGAGCGTGCTGCACATCCACGGGGTCTACACCAACCCCAGTGGCATTGTCCTTCATCCCGCTGGGTACCAGAACGTGCTCAGGAACACGGAAGTTATG AGAGAGATTCAGAAACTCTATGAAAACAAGTCATTTCTTTTCCTGGGTTGCGGCCAGACGGTGGATGACACCACTTTCCAAGCCCTTTTTCTGGAGGCCGTCAAGCATAAATCTGATTTAGAACATTTCATGCTGGTTCGGAAAGGAGATATAGATGAGTTCATGAAGCTTCGAGAaaatatgctggacaaagggatcaAGGTCATCTCCTATGGAAATGAATATACTGATCTTCCAGAGTATTTCAAGCGGCTGACCTGTGAGATCTCCACGCGGGGTAGGTCAG CAGGTGTGATGAGAGAAGGTCACCTAAATGGCTCATCGGCAGCGCACAGTGAAATAAGAG ACCTCAGTACATGA
- the FAM118B gene encoding protein FAM118B isoform X6: MASTGSQSSDTDNIFGFLSDGAPPTKKPRKLLPSLKSKKPRELVLVIGTGISAAVAPQVPALKSWKGLIQALLDAANDFDLLEDDESKKFQKCLHEDKNLVHVAHDLIQKLSPRTSNVRSTFFKDCLYEVFDDLESKIEDAGKQLLQSVLHLMENGALVLTTNFDNLLELYAADQGKQLESLDLTDEKKVLEWAQEKRKLSVLHIHGVYTNPSGIVLHPAGYQNVLRNTEVMREIQKLYENKSFLFLGCGQTVDDTTFQALFLEAVKHKSDLEHFMLVRKGDIDEFMKLRENMLDKGIKVISYGNEYTDLPEYFKRLTCEISTRAGVMREGHLNGSSAAHSEIRDLST; encoded by the exons ATGGCTTCTACTGGGAGCCAGTCCTCTGATACAGACAACATTTTTGGATTCCTCAGTGATGGCGCACCCCCAACCAAGAAGCCCAG GAAACTGCTTCCAAGCTTAAAAAGTAAGAAGCCGCGGGAACTTGTGCTGGTGATTGGAACGGGCATTAGTGCTGCGGTCGCACCTCAGGTTCCAGCTCTGAAATCCTGGAAGGGGTTAATCCAGGCTCTACTGGATGCTGCCAATGATTTTGATCTTCTAGAAGATGATGAGAgcaaaaaatttcagaaatgtcTCCATGAAGACAAGAATCTTGTTCATGTTGCCCATGACCTTATTCAGAAACTCTCCCCT CGTACTAGTAATGTTCGATCCACGTTTTTTAAGGACTGTTTATATGAAGTATTCGATGACTTGGAGTCAAAGATTGAAGACGCTGGAAAACAGCTACTTCAGTCAGTTCTCCACCTGATGGAGAACGGGGCCCTGGTATTGACTACAAATTTCGACAACCTCCTGGAACTGTACGCAGCAGACCAGGGCAAGCAGCTTGAATCCCTTGACCTCACTgatgaaaaaaag GTCCTAGAGTGGGCTCAGGAGAAGCGGAAGCTGAGCGTGCTGCACATCCACGGGGTCTACACCAACCCCAGTGGCATTGTCCTTCATCCCGCTGGGTACCAGAACGTGCTCAGGAACACGGAAGTTATG AGAGAGATTCAGAAACTCTATGAAAACAAGTCATTTCTTTTCCTGGGTTGCGGCCAGACGGTGGATGACACCACTTTCCAAGCCCTTTTTCTGGAGGCCGTCAAGCATAAATCTGATTTAGAACATTTCATGCTGGTTCGGAAAGGAGATATAGATGAGTTCATGAAGCTTCGAGAaaatatgctggacaaagggatcaAGGTCATCTCCTATGGAAATGAATATACTGATCTTCCAGAGTATTTCAAGCGGCTGACCTGTGAGATCTCCACGCGGG CAGGTGTGATGAGAGAAGGTCACCTAAATGGCTCATCGGCAGCGCACAGTGAAATAAGAG ACCTCAGTACATGA
- the FAM118B gene encoding protein FAM118B isoform X5, which yields MASTGSQSSDTDNIFGFLSDGAPPTKKPRKLLPSLKSKKPRELVLVIGTGISAAVAPQVPALKSWKGLIQALLDAANDFDLLEDDESKKFQKCLHEDKNLVHVAHDLIQKLSPRTSNVRSTFFKDCLYEVFDDLESKIEDAGKQLLQSVLHLMENGALVLTTNFDNLLELYAADQGKQLESLDLTDEKKVLEWAQEKRKLSVLHIHGVYTNPSGIVLHPAGYQNVLRNTEVMREIQKLYENKSFLFLGCGQTVDDTTFQALFLEAVKHKSDLEHFMLVRKGDIDEFMKLRENMLDKGIKVISYGNEYTDLPEYFKRLTCEISTRGRSGVMREGHLNGSSAAHSEIRDLST from the exons ATGGCTTCTACTGGGAGCCAGTCCTCTGATACAGACAACATTTTTGGATTCCTCAGTGATGGCGCACCCCCAACCAAGAAGCCCAG GAAACTGCTTCCAAGCTTAAAAAGTAAGAAGCCGCGGGAACTTGTGCTGGTGATTGGAACGGGCATTAGTGCTGCGGTCGCACCTCAGGTTCCAGCTCTGAAATCCTGGAAGGGGTTAATCCAGGCTCTACTGGATGCTGCCAATGATTTTGATCTTCTAGAAGATGATGAGAgcaaaaaatttcagaaatgtcTCCATGAAGACAAGAATCTTGTTCATGTTGCCCATGACCTTATTCAGAAACTCTCCCCT CGTACTAGTAATGTTCGATCCACGTTTTTTAAGGACTGTTTATATGAAGTATTCGATGACTTGGAGTCAAAGATTGAAGACGCTGGAAAACAGCTACTTCAGTCAGTTCTCCACCTGATGGAGAACGGGGCCCTGGTATTGACTACAAATTTCGACAACCTCCTGGAACTGTACGCAGCAGACCAGGGCAAGCAGCTTGAATCCCTTGACCTCACTgatgaaaaaaag GTCCTAGAGTGGGCTCAGGAGAAGCGGAAGCTGAGCGTGCTGCACATCCACGGGGTCTACACCAACCCCAGTGGCATTGTCCTTCATCCCGCTGGGTACCAGAACGTGCTCAGGAACACGGAAGTTATG AGAGAGATTCAGAAACTCTATGAAAACAAGTCATTTCTTTTCCTGGGTTGCGGCCAGACGGTGGATGACACCACTTTCCAAGCCCTTTTTCTGGAGGCCGTCAAGCATAAATCTGATTTAGAACATTTCATGCTGGTTCGGAAAGGAGATATAGATGAGTTCATGAAGCTTCGAGAaaatatgctggacaaagggatcaAGGTCATCTCCTATGGAAATGAATATACTGATCTTCCAGAGTATTTCAAGCGGCTGACCTGTGAGATCTCCACGCGGGGTAGGTCAG GTGTGATGAGAGAAGGTCACCTAAATGGCTCATCGGCAGCGCACAGTGAAATAAGAG ACCTCAGTACATGA
- the SRPRA gene encoding signal recognition particle receptor subunit alpha: MLDFFTIFSKGGLVLWCFQGVSDSCTGPVNALIRSVLLQERGGNNSFTHEALTLKYKLDNQFELVFVVGFQKILTLTYVDKLIDDVHRLFRDKYRTEIQQQSALSLLNGTFDFQNDFLRLLREAEESSKVRAPTTMKKFEDSEKAKKPVRSMIETRGEKPKEKAKNKKNKGAKKEGFDVPLTASKTAPADKSVGADNGVELSKEELIRRKREEFIQKHGKAADKSSKSTKSDAPKEKGKKAPRVWALGGCANKEDLDYSAPTTNGAPEVAPPEDINLIRGTGPGGQLQDLDCSSSDDEGAAQNPTKPSAAKGTLGGMFGMLKGLVGSKSLSREDMESVLDKMRDHLIAKNVAADIAVQLCESVANKLEGKVMGTFSTVTSTVKQALQESLVQILQPQRRVDMLRDIMDAQRHQRPYVVTFCGVNGVGKSTNLAKISFWLLENGFSVLIAACDTFRAGAVEQLRTHTRRLSALHPPESHGGRTMVQLFEKGYGKDAAGIAMEAIAFARNQGFDVVLVDTAGRMQDNAPLMTALAKLITVNTPDLVLFVGEALVGNEAVDQLVKFNRALADHSMAQTPRLIDGIVLTKFDTIDDKVGAAISMTYITSKPIVFVGTGQTYCDLRSLNAKAVVAALMKA, from the exons ATGCTCGACTTCTTCACCATTTTCTCGAAGGGCGGGCTCGTGCTCTGGTGCTTCCAGGGCGTGAGCGACTCCTGCACCGGGCCCGTCAACGCGTTGATTCGTTCCGTGCTGCTGCAG GAAAGGGGAGGCAACAACTCCTTCACCCATGAAGCCCTCACACTCAAGTATAAACTGGACAACCAGTTTGAGCTGGTGTTTGTG GTTGGTTTTCAGAAGATCCTAACGCTGACCTACGTAGACAAGTTGATAGATGACGTGCACCGGCTCTTTCGGGACAAGTACCGCACAGAGATCCAGCAGCAAAGTGCTCTAAGTCTATTGAATGGCACTTTTGATTTCCAAAATGACTTTCTGCGGCTCCTCCG TGAAGCGGAGGAGAGCAGTAAGGTCCGGGCTCCAACCACCATGAAGAAGTTTGAAGATTCTGAAAAGGCCAAGAAACCTGTGAGATCCATGATTGAGACCCGGGGTGAAAAGCCCAAGGagaaagcaaagaataaaaaaaacaaggGGGCCAAGAAGGAAG GTTTTGATGTCCCTTTGACTGCCAGCAAAACAGCCCCTGCAGACAAGTCCGTGGGGGCTGACAATGGGGTAGAACTTTCCAAAGAGGAGCTGATCCGGAGGAAGCGAGAGGAGTTCATTCAGAAGCATGGGAAGGCTGCAGACAAGTCCAG CAAGTCCACGAAGTCAGATGCTCCAAAGGAGAAGGGCAAAAAAGCGCCTCGGGTGTGGGCGCTGGGTGGCTGTGCTAACAAGGAAGACCTGGATTACAGCGCTCCTACCACCAATGGGGCCCCAGAGGTTGCCCCGCCTGAGGACATCAACTTG ATTCGAGGGACTGGGCCTGGGGGGCAGCTTCAGGATCTGGACTGCAGCAGCTCCGATGACGAAGGGGCTGCTCAAAACCCTACCAAACCTAG TGCTGCCAAGGGGACTCTGGGTGGCATGTTTGGGATGCTGAAGGGCCTTGTGGGTTCCAAGAGCTTGAGTCGTGAAGACATGGAATCTGTGCTGGACAAGATGCGCGATCATCTCATTG CTAAGAATGTCGCAGCAGACATTGCAGTCCAACTCTGTGAATCCGTGGCCAACAAGTTGGAAGGGAAAGTGATGGGGACATTCAGCA CCGTGACTTCCACAGTAAAGCAAGCTCTGCAAGAGTCCCTGGTACAGATCCTGCAGCCACAGCGTCGTGTGGACATGCTCCGGGACATCATGGATGCCCAGCGCCATCAGCGCCCTTACGTTGTCACCTTCTGTGGGGTTAACGGAGTGGGGAAGTCTACGAATCTTGCCAAG ATTTCCTTCTGGCTGCTAGAGAACGGCTTCAGTGTCCTCATCGCCGCCTGTGACACATTTCGTGCCGGGGCTGTGGAGCAGCTGCGCACGCACACGCGCCGCTTGAGTGCCCTACACCCCCCGGAGAGTCACGGCGGCCGCACCATGGTGCAGTTGTTTGAGAAGGGCTACGGCAAAGACGCTGCCGGCATCGCCATGGAAGCCATTGCCTTTG CACGTAACCAAGGCTTTGACGTCGTGCTGGTGGACACAGCTGGCCGCATGCAAGACAATGCCCCTCTGATGACTGCCCTGGCCAAGCTCATTACTGTCAACACCCCCGACTTGGTGCTGTTTGTGGGCGAGGCCTTAGTGGGCAACGAGGCCGTGGATCAACTG GTCAAGTTCAACAGAGCCTTGGCTGACCATTCTATGGCTCAAACCCCTCGGCTCATTGATGGCATTGTCCTTACCAAATTTGATACCATTGATGACAAG GTGGGAGCTGCTATTTCTATGACCTACATCACAAGCAAACCCATCGTGTTTGTGGGCACTGGCCAGACCTACTGCGACCTACGCAGTCTCAACGCCAAGGCTGTGGTGGCTGCCCTCATGAAGGCTTAA
- the FAM118B gene encoding protein FAM118B isoform X8 has protein sequence MASTGSQSSDTDNIFGFLSDGAPPTKKPRKLLPSLKSKKPRELVLVIGTGISAAVAPQVPALKSWKGLIQALLDAANDFDLLEDDESKKFQKCLHEDKNLVHVAHDLIQKLSPRTSNVRSTFFKDCLYEVFDDLESKIEDAGKQLLQSVLHLMENGALVLTTNFDNLLELYAADQGKQLESLDLTDEKKVLEWAQEKRKLSVLHIHGVYTNPSGIVLHPAGYQNVLRNTEVMREIQKLYENKSFLFLGCGQTVDDTTFQALFLEAVKHKSDLEHFMLVRKGDIDEFMKLRENMLDKGIKVISYGNEYTDLPEYFKRLTCEISTRGRSDLST, from the exons ATGGCTTCTACTGGGAGCCAGTCCTCTGATACAGACAACATTTTTGGATTCCTCAGTGATGGCGCACCCCCAACCAAGAAGCCCAG GAAACTGCTTCCAAGCTTAAAAAGTAAGAAGCCGCGGGAACTTGTGCTGGTGATTGGAACGGGCATTAGTGCTGCGGTCGCACCTCAGGTTCCAGCTCTGAAATCCTGGAAGGGGTTAATCCAGGCTCTACTGGATGCTGCCAATGATTTTGATCTTCTAGAAGATGATGAGAgcaaaaaatttcagaaatgtcTCCATGAAGACAAGAATCTTGTTCATGTTGCCCATGACCTTATTCAGAAACTCTCCCCT CGTACTAGTAATGTTCGATCCACGTTTTTTAAGGACTGTTTATATGAAGTATTCGATGACTTGGAGTCAAAGATTGAAGACGCTGGAAAACAGCTACTTCAGTCAGTTCTCCACCTGATGGAGAACGGGGCCCTGGTATTGACTACAAATTTCGACAACCTCCTGGAACTGTACGCAGCAGACCAGGGCAAGCAGCTTGAATCCCTTGACCTCACTgatgaaaaaaag GTCCTAGAGTGGGCTCAGGAGAAGCGGAAGCTGAGCGTGCTGCACATCCACGGGGTCTACACCAACCCCAGTGGCATTGTCCTTCATCCCGCTGGGTACCAGAACGTGCTCAGGAACACGGAAGTTATG AGAGAGATTCAGAAACTCTATGAAAACAAGTCATTTCTTTTCCTGGGTTGCGGCCAGACGGTGGATGACACCACTTTCCAAGCCCTTTTTCTGGAGGCCGTCAAGCATAAATCTGATTTAGAACATTTCATGCTGGTTCGGAAAGGAGATATAGATGAGTTCATGAAGCTTCGAGAaaatatgctggacaaagggatcaAGGTCATCTCCTATGGAAATGAATATACTGATCTTCCAGAGTATTTCAAGCGGCTGACCTGTGAGATCTCCACGCGGGGTAGGTCAG ACCTCAGTACATGA
- the FAM118B gene encoding protein FAM118B isoform X7, with amino-acid sequence MASTGSQSSDTDNIFGFLSDGAPPTKKPRKLLPSLKSKKPRELVLVIGTGISAAVAPQVPALKSWKGLIQALLDAANDFDLLEDDESKKFQKCLHEDKNLVHVAHDLIQKLSPRTSNVRSTFFKDCLYEVFDDLESKIEDAGKQLLQSVLHLMENGALVLTTNFDNLLELYAADQGKQLESLDLTDEKKVLEWAQEKRKLSVLHIHGVYTNPSGIVLHPAGYQNVLRNTEVMREIQKLYENKSFLFLGCGQTVDDTTFQALFLEAVKHKSDLEHFMLVRKGDIDEFMKLRENMLDKGIKVISYGNEYTDLPEYFKRLTCEISTRGVMREGHLNGSSAAHSEIRDLST; translated from the exons ATGGCTTCTACTGGGAGCCAGTCCTCTGATACAGACAACATTTTTGGATTCCTCAGTGATGGCGCACCCCCAACCAAGAAGCCCAG GAAACTGCTTCCAAGCTTAAAAAGTAAGAAGCCGCGGGAACTTGTGCTGGTGATTGGAACGGGCATTAGTGCTGCGGTCGCACCTCAGGTTCCAGCTCTGAAATCCTGGAAGGGGTTAATCCAGGCTCTACTGGATGCTGCCAATGATTTTGATCTTCTAGAAGATGATGAGAgcaaaaaatttcagaaatgtcTCCATGAAGACAAGAATCTTGTTCATGTTGCCCATGACCTTATTCAGAAACTCTCCCCT CGTACTAGTAATGTTCGATCCACGTTTTTTAAGGACTGTTTATATGAAGTATTCGATGACTTGGAGTCAAAGATTGAAGACGCTGGAAAACAGCTACTTCAGTCAGTTCTCCACCTGATGGAGAACGGGGCCCTGGTATTGACTACAAATTTCGACAACCTCCTGGAACTGTACGCAGCAGACCAGGGCAAGCAGCTTGAATCCCTTGACCTCACTgatgaaaaaaag GTCCTAGAGTGGGCTCAGGAGAAGCGGAAGCTGAGCGTGCTGCACATCCACGGGGTCTACACCAACCCCAGTGGCATTGTCCTTCATCCCGCTGGGTACCAGAACGTGCTCAGGAACACGGAAGTTATG AGAGAGATTCAGAAACTCTATGAAAACAAGTCATTTCTTTTCCTGGGTTGCGGCCAGACGGTGGATGACACCACTTTCCAAGCCCTTTTTCTGGAGGCCGTCAAGCATAAATCTGATTTAGAACATTTCATGCTGGTTCGGAAAGGAGATATAGATGAGTTCATGAAGCTTCGAGAaaatatgctggacaaagggatcaAGGTCATCTCCTATGGAAATGAATATACTGATCTTCCAGAGTATTTCAAGCGGCTGACCTGTGAGATCTCCACGCGGG GTGTGATGAGAGAAGGTCACCTAAATGGCTCATCGGCAGCGCACAGTGAAATAAGAG ACCTCAGTACATGA
- the FAM118B gene encoding protein FAM118B isoform X2, with the protein MASTGSQSSDTDNIFGFLSDGAPPTKKPRKLLPSLKSKKPRELVLVIGTGISAAVAPQVPALKSWKGLIQALLDAANDFDLLEDDESKKFQKCLHEDKNLVHVAHDLIQKLSPDCLYEVFDDLESKIEDAGKQLLQSVLHLMENGALVLTTNFDNLLELYAADQGKQLESLDLTDEKKVLEWAQEKRKLSVLHIHGVYTNPSGIVLHPAGYQNVLRNTEVMREIQKLYENKSFLFLGCGQTVDDTTFQALFLEAVKHKSDLEHFMLVRKGDIDEFMKLRENMLDKGIKVISYGNEYTDLPEYFKRLTCEISTRGRSERERKRDRSINDDMESLIGCLLHAPYWGPSPQPRHVPLARIKPRTLQSTGRSSIH; encoded by the exons ATGGCTTCTACTGGGAGCCAGTCCTCTGATACAGACAACATTTTTGGATTCCTCAGTGATGGCGCACCCCCAACCAAGAAGCCCAG GAAACTGCTTCCAAGCTTAAAAAGTAAGAAGCCGCGGGAACTTGTGCTGGTGATTGGAACGGGCATTAGTGCTGCGGTCGCACCTCAGGTTCCAGCTCTGAAATCCTGGAAGGGGTTAATCCAGGCTCTACTGGATGCTGCCAATGATTTTGATCTTCTAGAAGATGATGAGAgcaaaaaatttcagaaatgtcTCCATGAAGACAAGAATCTTGTTCATGTTGCCCATGACCTTATTCAGAAACTCTCCCCT GACTGTTTATATGAAGTATTCGATGACTTGGAGTCAAAGATTGAAGACGCTGGAAAACAGCTACTTCAGTCAGTTCTCCACCTGATGGAGAACGGGGCCCTGGTATTGACTACAAATTTCGACAACCTCCTGGAACTGTACGCAGCAGACCAGGGCAAGCAGCTTGAATCCCTTGACCTCACTgatgaaaaaaag GTCCTAGAGTGGGCTCAGGAGAAGCGGAAGCTGAGCGTGCTGCACATCCACGGGGTCTACACCAACCCCAGTGGCATTGTCCTTCATCCCGCTGGGTACCAGAACGTGCTCAGGAACACGGAAGTTATG AGAGAGATTCAGAAACTCTATGAAAACAAGTCATTTCTTTTCCTGGGTTGCGGCCAGACGGTGGATGACACCACTTTCCAAGCCCTTTTTCTGGAGGCCGTCAAGCATAAATCTGATTTAGAACATTTCATGCTGGTTCGGAAAGGAGATATAGATGAGTTCATGAAGCTTCGAGAaaatatgctggacaaagggatcaAGGTCATCTCCTATGGAAATGAATATACTGATCTTCCAGAGTATTTCAAGCGGCTGACCTGTGAGATCTCCACGCGGGGTAGGTCAG agagggagaggaagagagatagaagcatcaacgatgacatggaatcattgattggctgcctcctgcatgccccctactggggaccaagcccacaacccaggcatgtgcccttggccagaatcaaacccaggacccttcagtccacaggccgaagctctatccactga
- the FAM118B gene encoding protein FAM118B isoform X3: MASTGSQSSDTDNIFGFLSDGAPPTKKPRKLLPSLKSKKPRELVLVIGTGISAAVAPQVPALKSWKGLIQALLDAANDFDLLEDDESKKFQKCLHEDKNLVHVAHDLIQKLSPRTSNVRSTFFKDCLYEVFDDLESKIEDAGKQLLQSVLHLMENGALVLTTNFDNLLELYAADQGKQLESLDLTDEKKVLEWAQEKRKLSVLHIHGVYTNPSGIVLHPAGYQNVLRNTEVMTVDDTTFQALFLEAVKHKSDLEHFMLVRKGDIDEFMKLRENMLDKGIKVISYGNEYTDLPEYFKRLTCEISTRGRSERERKRDRSINDDMESLIGCLLHAPYWGPSPQPRHVPLARIKPRTLQSTGRSSIH, encoded by the exons ATGGCTTCTACTGGGAGCCAGTCCTCTGATACAGACAACATTTTTGGATTCCTCAGTGATGGCGCACCCCCAACCAAGAAGCCCAG GAAACTGCTTCCAAGCTTAAAAAGTAAGAAGCCGCGGGAACTTGTGCTGGTGATTGGAACGGGCATTAGTGCTGCGGTCGCACCTCAGGTTCCAGCTCTGAAATCCTGGAAGGGGTTAATCCAGGCTCTACTGGATGCTGCCAATGATTTTGATCTTCTAGAAGATGATGAGAgcaaaaaatttcagaaatgtcTCCATGAAGACAAGAATCTTGTTCATGTTGCCCATGACCTTATTCAGAAACTCTCCCCT CGTACTAGTAATGTTCGATCCACGTTTTTTAAGGACTGTTTATATGAAGTATTCGATGACTTGGAGTCAAAGATTGAAGACGCTGGAAAACAGCTACTTCAGTCAGTTCTCCACCTGATGGAGAACGGGGCCCTGGTATTGACTACAAATTTCGACAACCTCCTGGAACTGTACGCAGCAGACCAGGGCAAGCAGCTTGAATCCCTTGACCTCACTgatgaaaaaaag GTCCTAGAGTGGGCTCAGGAGAAGCGGAAGCTGAGCGTGCTGCACATCCACGGGGTCTACACCAACCCCAGTGGCATTGTCCTTCATCCCGCTGGGTACCAGAACGTGCTCAGGAACACGGAAGTTATG ACGGTGGATGACACCACTTTCCAAGCCCTTTTTCTGGAGGCCGTCAAGCATAAATCTGATTTAGAACATTTCATGCTGGTTCGGAAAGGAGATATAGATGAGTTCATGAAGCTTCGAGAaaatatgctggacaaagggatcaAGGTCATCTCCTATGGAAATGAATATACTGATCTTCCAGAGTATTTCAAGCGGCTGACCTGTGAGATCTCCACGCGGGGTAGGTCAG agagggagaggaagagagatagaagcatcaacgatgacatggaatcattgattggctgcctcctgcatgccccctactggggaccaagcccacaacccaggcatgtgcccttggccagaatcaaacccaggacccttcagtccacaggccgaagctctatccactga
- the FAM118B gene encoding protein FAM118B isoform X1, with translation MASTGSQSSDTDNIFGFLSDGAPPTKKPRKLLPSLKSKKPRELVLVIGTGISAAVAPQVPALKSWKGLIQALLDAANDFDLLEDDESKKFQKCLHEDKNLVHVAHDLIQKLSPRTSNVRSTFFKDCLYEVFDDLESKIEDAGKQLLQSVLHLMENGALVLTTNFDNLLELYAADQGKQLESLDLTDEKKVLEWAQEKRKLSVLHIHGVYTNPSGIVLHPAGYQNVLRNTEVMREIQKLYENKSFLFLGCGQTVDDTTFQALFLEAVKHKSDLEHFMLVRKGDIDEFMKLRENMLDKGIKVISYGNEYTDLPEYFKRLTCEISTRGRSERERKRDRSINDDMESLIGCLLHAPYWGPSPQPRHVPLARIKPRTLQSTGRSSIH, from the exons ATGGCTTCTACTGGGAGCCAGTCCTCTGATACAGACAACATTTTTGGATTCCTCAGTGATGGCGCACCCCCAACCAAGAAGCCCAG GAAACTGCTTCCAAGCTTAAAAAGTAAGAAGCCGCGGGAACTTGTGCTGGTGATTGGAACGGGCATTAGTGCTGCGGTCGCACCTCAGGTTCCAGCTCTGAAATCCTGGAAGGGGTTAATCCAGGCTCTACTGGATGCTGCCAATGATTTTGATCTTCTAGAAGATGATGAGAgcaaaaaatttcagaaatgtcTCCATGAAGACAAGAATCTTGTTCATGTTGCCCATGACCTTATTCAGAAACTCTCCCCT CGTACTAGTAATGTTCGATCCACGTTTTTTAAGGACTGTTTATATGAAGTATTCGATGACTTGGAGTCAAAGATTGAAGACGCTGGAAAACAGCTACTTCAGTCAGTTCTCCACCTGATGGAGAACGGGGCCCTGGTATTGACTACAAATTTCGACAACCTCCTGGAACTGTACGCAGCAGACCAGGGCAAGCAGCTTGAATCCCTTGACCTCACTgatgaaaaaaag GTCCTAGAGTGGGCTCAGGAGAAGCGGAAGCTGAGCGTGCTGCACATCCACGGGGTCTACACCAACCCCAGTGGCATTGTCCTTCATCCCGCTGGGTACCAGAACGTGCTCAGGAACACGGAAGTTATG AGAGAGATTCAGAAACTCTATGAAAACAAGTCATTTCTTTTCCTGGGTTGCGGCCAGACGGTGGATGACACCACTTTCCAAGCCCTTTTTCTGGAGGCCGTCAAGCATAAATCTGATTTAGAACATTTCATGCTGGTTCGGAAAGGAGATATAGATGAGTTCATGAAGCTTCGAGAaaatatgctggacaaagggatcaAGGTCATCTCCTATGGAAATGAATATACTGATCTTCCAGAGTATTTCAAGCGGCTGACCTGTGAGATCTCCACGCGGGGTAGGTCAG agagggagaggaagagagatagaagcatcaacgatgacatggaatcattgattggctgcctcctgcatgccccctactggggaccaagcccacaacccaggcatgtgcccttggccagaatcaaacccaggacccttcagtccacaggccgaagctctatccactga